One region of Haloprofundus salilacus genomic DNA includes:
- a CDS encoding DUF7318 family protein — MSSSGSTYGDIHRYEPARESTAAAIAIVLLTIIEVLFVFLFTYGLVSGWGLTDDGNMFLGGVLTVIFVDLAFILALYRKEFLPDVMIVKKRRRKWEDLYVREEQVDGETIGTDAWDTLKRAVYPYYKR, encoded by the coding sequence ATGTCCTCCTCCGGCAGCACCTACGGCGACATCCACCGGTACGAACCGGCCCGCGAGAGCACCGCCGCGGCCATCGCGATCGTCCTCCTGACGATCATCGAAGTGCTGTTCGTGTTCCTGTTCACGTACGGTCTCGTCTCCGGGTGGGGACTGACCGACGACGGGAACATGTTCCTCGGCGGCGTGCTCACCGTGATATTCGTCGACCTCGCGTTCATCCTCGCGCTGTACCGCAAGGAGTTCCTCCCGGACGTGATGATCGTAAAGAAGCGCCGTCGCAAGTGGGAGGACCTCTACGTTAGAGAGGAGCAAGTCGACGGTGAGACAATCGGGACCGACGCGTGGGACACGCTCAAACGCGCGGTCTACCCCTACTACAAGAGGTAA
- a CDS encoding cytochrome b translates to MSLERKDDYDHDAWLKEKDLSPVETTFLTALIWMDKRLRIVDYLEILETLYYRVNLQMPKSHTEQYNLDNKFWYWYPLYTLGLFSTLSYIVAAVSGALLGFYYSPATSGDPTTAYTQIEFIMTELQFGFFLRSLHRWSAQVMVAAVFLHMLRVYFTGAYKEPRELNWILGIILISLTMGFGYTGYLLPWDQLAFWAGQIGVEMALSVPLIGEWAAQLVFGGFTLSQATLQRMYIIHVFLLPFIVTTLIAIHIGIVWVQGIAEPH, encoded by the coding sequence ATGAGCTTAGAACGAAAAGACGACTACGACCACGACGCGTGGCTGAAGGAGAAAGACCTCTCGCCCGTTGAGACGACGTTCCTCACCGCGCTCATCTGGATGGACAAGCGACTCCGCATCGTGGACTATCTAGAGATTCTGGAGACGCTCTACTACCGAGTCAACCTCCAGATGCCGAAGAGCCACACCGAACAGTACAACCTCGACAACAAGTTCTGGTACTGGTACCCGCTGTACACGCTGGGACTGTTTTCGACGCTATCGTACATCGTCGCCGCGGTGAGCGGAGCCTTACTCGGCTTCTACTACTCGCCAGCGACGAGCGGCGACCCGACGACGGCGTACACCCAGATCGAGTTCATCATGACCGAACTCCAGTTCGGGTTCTTCCTCCGCAGTCTCCACCGGTGGTCCGCACAGGTGATGGTCGCGGCGGTGTTCCTGCACATGCTCCGGGTGTACTTCACCGGCGCGTACAAGGAACCGCGCGAACTCAACTGGATACTCGGGATCATCCTCATCAGCCTGACGATGGGGTTCGGTTACACCGGCTACCTGCTCCCGTGGGACCAGCTCGCCTTCTGGGCGGGTCAGATCGGCGTCGAAATGGCGCTGTCGGTCCCGCTCATAGGCGAGTGGGCCGCCCAACTGGTGTTCGGCGGGTTCACGCTGAGCCAGGCGACCCTGCAACGCATGTACATCATCCACGTGTTCCTGCTTCCGTTCATCGTGACGACGCTCATCGCCATCCACATCGGCATCGTCTGGGTGCAGGGCATCGCGGAACCGCACTAA
- a CDS encoding Zn-ribbon domain-containing OB-fold protein: MVDTGYDEWIEAIGAGEGYYLDCPEDHGSLPPRRTCPHCGALELAERPLPESGTVETFSVVHVASPSFADDTPYATGVVDFGPVRLTGVIRGIEFDDLEVGTSVGVGVEESETTGEPVVVFRPR; the protein is encoded by the coding sequence ATGGTCGACACCGGCTACGACGAATGGATCGAGGCTATCGGCGCGGGCGAGGGCTACTACCTCGACTGTCCCGAGGACCACGGATCGTTGCCGCCGCGGCGCACCTGTCCGCACTGTGGCGCGCTGGAGTTAGCGGAGAGACCGCTCCCCGAGTCAGGAACGGTAGAAACGTTCAGCGTCGTCCACGTCGCCTCCCCGTCGTTCGCCGACGACACGCCCTACGCGACGGGCGTCGTCGACTTCGGTCCGGTGCGCCTCACCGGCGTCATTCGAGGGATCGAGTTCGACGACCTCGAAGTCGGCACTTCCGTGGGCGTCGGCGTCGAGGAGAGCGAAACGACCGGCGAACCGGTGGTCGTCTTCCGACCTCGGTAG
- the pan1 gene encoding proteasome-activating nucleotidase Pan1: MTDTVDDVDLPYDEEAASQQEKIEAMEERLEVLEAQNEEMRDKLLDANAENNKYQQKLERLTHENKKLKQSPLFVATVQEINEDGVVIKQHGNNQEALTEVTDEMRDDLEPDARVAVNNSLSIVKKLEKETDVRARVMQVEHSPDVTYEDIGGLEEQMNEVRETVEMPLDRPEMFTEVGIDPPSGVLLYGPPGTGKTMLAKAVANQTDATFIKMAGSELVHKFIGEGAKLVRDLFEVARENEPAVLFIDEIDAIASKRTDSKTSGDAEVQRTMMQLLSEMDGFADRGEVRIIAATNRFDMLDPAILRPGRFDRLIEVPKPNDEGREIIFRIHTRNMNVSDDVDFAKLAELADDSSGADIKAVCTEAGMFAIRDDRTEIFMQDFLDAWEKIQAEDADIDADVSRAFA, from the coding sequence ATGACCGATACTGTGGACGACGTCGACTTACCCTACGACGAGGAGGCGGCGTCACAGCAGGAGAAAATCGAGGCGATGGAAGAACGCCTCGAGGTCCTCGAAGCTCAAAACGAGGAGATGCGTGACAAGCTCCTCGACGCGAACGCCGAGAACAACAAGTACCAACAGAAGTTGGAGCGACTGACCCACGAGAACAAGAAGCTCAAGCAGTCGCCGCTGTTCGTCGCCACCGTCCAAGAGATAAACGAGGACGGCGTCGTGATCAAACAGCACGGCAACAACCAAGAGGCCCTCACCGAAGTGACCGACGAGATGCGGGACGACCTGGAACCAGACGCCCGCGTCGCCGTCAACAACTCGCTGTCCATCGTCAAGAAGCTCGAAAAGGAGACTGACGTACGCGCGCGCGTCATGCAGGTTGAGCACAGCCCCGACGTCACCTACGAGGACATCGGTGGCCTCGAAGAGCAGATGAACGAGGTGCGCGAGACCGTCGAGATGCCGCTCGACCGCCCGGAGATGTTCACCGAGGTCGGCATCGACCCGCCGTCGGGCGTCCTGCTGTACGGCCCGCCGGGCACCGGCAAGACGATGCTCGCGAAGGCCGTCGCCAACCAGACCGACGCGACGTTCATCAAGATGGCCGGCTCCGAGTTGGTCCACAAGTTCATCGGCGAGGGTGCGAAACTCGTTCGCGACCTCTTCGAGGTGGCTCGCGAGAACGAACCGGCGGTGCTGTTCATCGACGAGATAGACGCCATCGCCTCCAAGCGGACCGACTCGAAGACGTCAGGCGACGCCGAGGTCCAGCGGACGATGATGCAGTTGCTCAGCGAGATGGACGGCTTCGCCGACCGCGGCGAGGTCCGCATCATCGCGGCGACGAACCGCTTCGACATGCTCGACCCCGCCATTCTCCGGCCGGGTCGCTTTGACCGACTCATCGAAGTGCCCAAACCGAACGACGAGGGTCGCGAGATCATCTTCCGGATCCACACGCGCAACATGAACGTCTCCGACGACGTGGACTTCGCCAAACTCGCCGAGTTGGCCGACGACTCCTCCGGCGCCGACATCAAAGCCGTCTGCACCGAGGCGGGGATGTTCGCCATCCGCGACGACCGAACCGAGATATTCATGCAGGACTTCCTCGACGCGTGGGAGAAGATACAGGCCGAAGACGCCGACATCGACGCCGACGTGTCGCGCGCGTTCGCCTGA
- a CDS encoding DUF7315 family membrane protein, with protein sequence MSSDSHSDTADEGTTGDETTDGQPRDEQPTDGRSRDERAGSGQPRDERASDETASGRRDIVVPMRLYKTITVFSTLIAVVSVVLGFVLIDAATIQFSFLRQAITGALTAVGVPVDQGLLGALLALVGIAIIGFGAGVYVLGTRFRARGMGNSQEDSDEFSDNG encoded by the coding sequence ATGAGTTCAGATTCGCACAGTGATACGGCCGACGAGGGGACGACCGGGGACGAAACGACCGACGGGCAGCCCCGCGACGAGCAACCGACCGACGGACGGTCTCGCGACGAGCGGGCGGGCAGCGGACAACCCCGCGACGAACGGGCGAGCGACGAGACCGCCTCGGGTCGCCGCGACATCGTCGTCCCGATGCGGTTGTACAAGACGATAACGGTGTTTTCGACGCTCATTGCCGTCGTCTCGGTGGTTTTGGGCTTCGTCCTGATCGACGCGGCGACGATCCAGTTCAGTTTCCTCCGGCAGGCGATTACGGGCGCGCTGACCGCCGTCGGCGTCCCCGTTGACCAGGGGTTGCTCGGTGCGCTGCTCGCGCTCGTCGGCATCGCAATCATCGGCTTCGGCGCGGGAGTGTACGTCCTCGGCACCCGGTTCCGTGCCCGCGGAATGGGAAACTCTCAAGAGGACTCCGACGAATTTTCGGATAATGGCTGA
- a CDS encoding DUF7313 family protein: protein MLPLQFIVPLDVLDAIAPALPAVILVLVLANMATRFLGHRAHERQARDDDAELSRYTPHTLTSGALVVASFLFLVVEPHGGMVMSVLVVGMFVTDFFEFEARQVEARNKMTLERPKGGLAASVLVLLYAAFQSLFFLIADIWTQII, encoded by the coding sequence ATGCTACCGCTGCAGTTCATCGTGCCCCTCGACGTGCTCGATGCTATCGCCCCGGCGCTACCGGCCGTGATCTTGGTGCTCGTGCTCGCGAACATGGCGACGCGCTTCCTCGGCCACCGCGCGCACGAACGCCAAGCCCGCGACGACGACGCGGAACTCAGCCGATACACGCCGCACACGCTGACGAGCGGCGCGCTCGTCGTCGCGTCGTTCCTCTTTCTCGTCGTCGAACCGCACGGCGGGATGGTGATGTCGGTGCTCGTCGTCGGCATGTTCGTCACCGACTTCTTCGAGTTCGAGGCTCGGCAGGTCGAAGCGCGCAACAAGATGACCCTCGAGCGGCCGAAAGGCGGCCTCGCGGCGTCGGTGCTGGTGCTCCTGTACGCGGCGTTCCAGAGCCTCTTCTTCCTCATCGCTGACATCTGGACGCAGATAATCTGA
- a CDS encoding cytochrome bc complex cytochrome b subunit — translation MTNNDNTTAETDGGTGIVAPDDETPTWSERKARKTGLSRLTYEYFERSRREDQDLRTESDYVERDVLGFPTWPHETIRNLSIASFFVGMIFFLSATLPPHIGSPANPSSTPAIILPDWYLYWSFGLLKLSPVNPELSILGGQKLMADRTYGVLANVVVVGFIAMVPFLNKGSARRPVEQPFWAAVGVGGVVFAFTISVLAVQNLVPMNIDLLFDLTFLLPIVAGIVTYAVLKTMREGYMYDLNRRYYRLRPPR, via the coding sequence ATGACAAATAACGACAACACGACCGCAGAAACGGACGGCGGCACCGGCATCGTCGCGCCGGACGACGAGACGCCGACGTGGAGCGAGCGTAAGGCTCGCAAGACCGGTCTCTCTCGGCTCACTTACGAGTACTTCGAGCGCTCGCGCCGCGAAGACCAAGACCTCCGGACGGAGTCCGACTACGTCGAACGCGACGTGCTCGGCTTCCCGACGTGGCCCCACGAGACCATACGAAACCTCTCCATCGCGAGCTTCTTCGTCGGGATGATCTTCTTCCTCTCGGCGACGCTGCCGCCGCACATCGGGTCGCCCGCGAACCCGAGTTCTACCCCGGCGATCATCCTGCCCGACTGGTATCTGTACTGGTCGTTCGGCCTGCTGAAACTCAGCCCGGTGAACCCCGAACTGTCGATCCTCGGCGGCCAGAAGCTGATGGCCGACCGGACGTACGGCGTGCTCGCGAACGTCGTCGTCGTCGGCTTCATCGCCATGGTACCGTTCCTCAACAAGGGGAGCGCCCGCCGTCCCGTCGAACAGCCGTTCTGGGCGGCCGTCGGCGTCGGCGGCGTCGTCTTCGCGTTCACCATCAGCGTGCTCGCGGTCCAGAACCTGGTTCCGATGAACATCGACCTGCTGTTCGACCTGACGTTCCTGCTACCCATCGTCGCGGGCATCGTCACCTACGCGGTGCTCAAGACGATGCGTGAGGGGTACATGTACGACCTCAACCGCCGGTACTACCGGCTTCGGCCACCGCGCTAG
- a CDS encoding halocyanin domain-containing protein, with protein sequence MKRRDFLRAAGGSAAAAAAASGTAAAAQEEGGGGGQQPDFGSWLSGVEGGTQDMRGQSEVTVQVGAQGNGGAYAFQPAGIWVDSGTTVTWEWTGEGGGHNVSHQGGPGEYTSETSSESGFTFEYTFEEGGISEYHCDPHAGLGMKGAVAVGDDVPTVAAGGGEKELHELGVPVQAHWVGSATLLGIIVTVIYTFYILKYGESANTGRGR encoded by the coding sequence ATGAAAAGGCGGGACTTTCTGAGAGCGGCCGGTGGCTCGGCTGCCGCCGCAGCCGCCGCATCCGGAACCGCCGCCGCCGCGCAGGAAGAAGGCGGTGGGGGCGGACAGCAACCCGACTTCGGGAGTTGGCTCTCCGGCGTCGAGGGCGGCACGCAGGACATGCGAGGACAGAGCGAAGTGACCGTACAGGTCGGTGCACAGGGTAACGGCGGGGCGTACGCCTTCCAACCCGCCGGCATCTGGGTCGACTCCGGCACGACGGTTACGTGGGAGTGGACCGGTGAGGGCGGTGGACACAACGTCTCCCACCAGGGTGGACCCGGCGAGTACACATCCGAGACGTCGTCCGAGTCGGGCTTCACGTTCGAGTACACCTTCGAGGAGGGCGGCATCAGCGAGTACCACTGCGACCCGCACGCCGGCCTCGGCATGAAGGGCGCCGTCGCCGTCGGCGACGACGTTCCGACGGTCGCGGCGGGCGGCGGCGAGAAGGAACTCCACGAACTCGGCGTTCCGGTGCAGGCGCACTGGGTCGGGTCGGCGACGCTGCTCGGCATCATCGTCACCGTCATCTACACGTTCTACATCCTGAAGTACGGCGAGTCCGCCAACACCGGGAGGGGTCGGTAG
- a CDS encoding DUF7314 family protein: MADEFIKGLTIATAAGLGWMVLAGWYRTSSFESAAQLVEPVTVDGPDLLNGLAIALMDVLFWFAILGTLTFWVLIPVGRELRTAYSERRSQ, translated from the coding sequence ATGGCTGACGAGTTCATCAAGGGGCTGACCATCGCCACCGCCGCCGGACTCGGCTGGATGGTTCTGGCGGGATGGTACCGCACGAGCAGTTTCGAGAGCGCCGCACAGCTGGTCGAACCAGTGACCGTCGACGGACCGGACCTGCTCAACGGTCTCGCCATCGCACTGATGGACGTGCTGTTCTGGTTCGCGATTCTCGGCACGCTCACGTTCTGGGTGCTCATCCCGGTGGGCCGCGAACTGCGCACGGCGTACAGCGAGCGTCGGTCGCAGTAA
- a CDS encoding DUF7321 family protein: MVSETAIATLAALMVTASFPFYLYGAWIMIDAETVTWGVLVYHLKFIVTGLALNTVPVLFWMLPRLLEQLGGLSALHAILGLQAYAMLVFALTGIVRIFQAKRNADLYHNPDQEIDLNDLHENMSAWRGRLRLGVLGYVLFWIAAYLVGVVRYVTMYF, from the coding sequence ATGGTAAGCGAGACCGCCATCGCGACGCTCGCCGCGCTGATGGTGACCGCGAGTTTCCCCTTCTACCTCTACGGCGCGTGGATCATGATAGACGCTGAGACGGTGACGTGGGGCGTGCTCGTCTACCACCTGAAGTTCATCGTCACCGGGTTGGCGCTGAACACGGTTCCCGTTCTCTTCTGGATGCTGCCGCGCCTGCTCGAACAGCTCGGCGGTCTCTCGGCGCTGCACGCCATCTTGGGACTCCAGGCGTACGCGATGCTCGTCTTCGCGCTGACGGGTATCGTCCGCATCTTCCAAGCCAAGCGCAACGCCGACCTGTATCACAACCCCGACCAGGAGATAGACCTGAACGACCTCCACGAGAACATGAGCGCGTGGCGCGGTCGGCTCCGACTCGGCGTGCTCGGCTACGTGCTGTTCTGGATCGCCGCCTACCTCGTCGGCGTTGTGCGCTACGTGACGATGTACTTCTGA
- a CDS encoding M28 family peptidase — MVDHRWVGETFMSDIGWNHLETLVDIGNRMAGSPGEREAMERTRDALNEVGARDARIDEFEMQGWVRGDSAVEASETTQDCIALPRSPAASAEGELVDLGYGLPEDFEADLEGKVVMVSSTVPDHYDRFIHRREKYYYAVEAGAAAFVFRNHVEGCLPPTGSVGTPDSPIGEIPAVGVSAEVGARLARRFEGESVSVSVDCETPDATSGNVHAVVGPETEEEILVTSHLDAHDIAEGAADNGTGTAMVVELARILADREDELDTRIRFVPFGAEEVGLVGSAHEADQTEFDDVKAIVNFDGVANGRTLSFYTHDFDELEAAAEGVGERFGHPVSVVPEQLPHSDHWPFVQWGVPGYMVGSETQGRGRGWGHTYADTLDKLEVRTFREQAVLLAELVVGLADADTEVGRKSPEEIADRLEAEGHAPGMKITGDWPY; from the coding sequence ATGGTAGACCACCGCTGGGTCGGCGAGACGTTCATGAGCGACATCGGGTGGAACCACCTCGAAACCCTCGTCGACATCGGGAACCGGATGGCTGGGAGTCCGGGCGAACGCGAGGCGATGGAGCGCACCCGCGACGCGCTGAACGAGGTCGGCGCGCGCGACGCCCGAATCGACGAATTCGAGATGCAAGGCTGGGTACGTGGCGACAGCGCCGTCGAGGCGAGCGAAACCACCCAAGACTGCATCGCGCTGCCGCGCAGCCCGGCCGCCAGCGCGGAGGGCGAGCTTGTCGACCTCGGTTACGGCCTCCCGGAGGATTTCGAGGCTGACCTCGAAGGGAAAGTCGTGATGGTCTCCTCGACGGTGCCGGACCACTATGACCGGTTCATCCATCGCCGCGAGAAGTACTACTACGCCGTCGAAGCGGGCGCGGCCGCGTTCGTCTTCAGAAACCACGTCGAGGGCTGCCTCCCGCCGACCGGCAGCGTCGGAACGCCCGACTCACCCATCGGCGAGATCCCAGCCGTCGGCGTGAGCGCCGAAGTCGGCGCGCGACTCGCGCGTCGGTTCGAGGGCGAGAGCGTCTCGGTCAGCGTCGACTGCGAGACACCGGACGCGACGAGCGGCAACGTCCACGCCGTCGTCGGCCCAGAGACGGAGGAGGAGATACTCGTCACCAGCCACCTCGACGCCCACGACATCGCCGAGGGGGCCGCCGACAACGGGACGGGTACCGCGATGGTAGTCGAACTCGCGCGCATCCTCGCCGACCGAGAGGACGAACTCGACACCCGAATCCGGTTCGTCCCCTTCGGCGCGGAGGAGGTCGGACTCGTCGGCTCCGCCCACGAGGCCGACCAAACCGAGTTCGACGACGTGAAGGCGATAGTGAACTTCGACGGCGTTGCTAATGGGCGAACGCTCAGCTTCTACACGCACGACTTCGACGAACTCGAAGCGGCAGCCGAGGGTGTCGGCGAGAGGTTCGGCCACCCGGTGAGCGTCGTCCCCGAGCAACTACCGCACTCGGACCACTGGCCGTTCGTCCAGTGGGGCGTCCCAGGTTACATGGTCGGCAGCGAGACGCAGGGCCGCGGCCGCGGGTGGGGACACACGTACGCCGACACGCTCGACAAACTCGAGGTGCGGACGTTCCGCGAACAGGCGGTTCTCCTCGCCGAACTCGTCGTCGGCCTCGCGGACGCCGACACCGAAGTCGGGCGCAAATCACCCGAAGAGATCGCCGACCGACTCGAAGCCGAGGGTCACGCCCCCGGAATGAAGATAACTGGCGACTGGCCGTACTGA
- a CDS encoding DUF7319 domain-containing protein, whose amino-acid sequence MSDPSSASADGPDDDPSDPRTADGTDADELDALRRDVESKYDFDNFGPKEMAEMSLEEWEAAFDSDSWITGPELLDRVEMELRTRVANREVFAVVERVREDGEEQIVAYSDEGFAVIYADGSVEGRGTVLRDVKPTVALCSMDDYEVEEPPLDASLPKPEDVPEGTGQLGNNMLQVVAGVQIVAALALLVLWSPWVPLLPFESGGNVNFAPPAAAFFFLLIGLFLFLTVANARLSDRFRAEEYRNRLRALDPEQVERPEFLPGGDESNPPEVDGSDGRSERPNDPAQSE is encoded by the coding sequence ATGTCCGACCCGTCATCAGCGTCGGCCGACGGTCCCGACGACGACCCGAGCGATCCCCGGACTGCCGACGGGACCGACGCCGACGAGTTGGACGCCCTCCGCCGCGACGTCGAGTCGAAGTACGATTTCGATAACTTCGGCCCGAAGGAGATGGCGGAGATGTCGCTCGAGGAGTGGGAAGCCGCCTTTGACAGCGACTCGTGGATAACCGGACCGGAGCTGCTCGACAGAGTCGAGATGGAACTCCGGACGCGCGTCGCCAACCGGGAGGTGTTCGCCGTGGTCGAACGCGTCCGCGAGGACGGCGAGGAGCAGATCGTCGCCTACTCCGACGAGGGGTTCGCCGTCATCTACGCCGACGGTAGCGTCGAAGGCCGCGGAACGGTGCTCAGAGACGTGAAACCGACCGTCGCGCTCTGCTCGATGGACGACTACGAGGTTGAAGAGCCGCCCCTCGACGCCTCGCTCCCGAAACCCGAAGACGTTCCCGAGGGGACGGGCCAACTTGGCAACAACATGCTACAGGTCGTCGCCGGCGTCCAGATCGTCGCCGCGCTCGCCCTGCTCGTTCTCTGGTCGCCGTGGGTCCCGCTCCTCCCGTTCGAATCCGGCGGGAACGTGAACTTCGCCCCGCCCGCTGCCGCGTTCTTCTTCCTGTTAATCGGGCTGTTCCTCTTCCTGACAGTCGCGAACGCGCGACTCTCCGACCGGTTCCGCGCCGAGGAGTACCGAAACCGATTGAGAGCGCTCGATCCCGAGCAGGTCGAACGGCCGGAGTTTCTTCCGGGTGGCGACGAGTCGAACCCGCCGGAAGTCGACGGCAGCGACGGCCGGAGCGAGCGGCCCAACGACCCCGCCCAGAGTGAGTAG
- a CDS encoding thiolase domain-containing protein, with translation MTAVRVAGVGLTHFGRHPDRTGRDLFAEAALAAREDAGVPREDIEALHYGNFMGALAERQAHQGPLVAEAAGLSCPATRYEQACASAGVAARQGIKDIRNGENDVVLVGGMERMTNLETAGVTESLAIAADELYEVRAGITFPGAYALMARAYLSQFGGSREDLAHIASKNHHNAVNNEYAQYQREVTVDEALDSPPVAEPLHLFDACPITDGASALVLVSDEYAEEHDLDAPVAITGSGQGGDKMALQDREHLAQTPAATKAADEAYADAGRTSDDVDVAEVHDCFTIAEVLALESLGFYEPGEAIGAARRGETTRDGDRPVNLSGGLKAKGHPVGATGGSQLVEMTRLLRGDHPNSDVVADAEVGLTHNAGGTVASAVVHLLEVVN, from the coding sequence ATGACTGCCGTACGAGTCGCCGGAGTCGGACTCACCCACTTCGGCCGACACCCCGACCGAACCGGCCGGGACCTGTTCGCGGAGGCCGCACTCGCCGCGAGGGAGGACGCAGGCGTCCCCCGCGAGGATATCGAAGCCCTCCACTACGGGAACTTCATGGGCGCGCTCGCGGAGCGGCAAGCCCACCAAGGTCCGCTCGTCGCCGAGGCGGCCGGACTCTCCTGTCCGGCGACCCGCTACGAGCAGGCGTGTGCCTCCGCGGGCGTCGCGGCGCGGCAAGGCATCAAGGACATCCGAAACGGCGAGAACGACGTGGTGCTCGTCGGCGGGATGGAGCGGATGACGAATCTGGAGACGGCAGGCGTGACGGAGTCGCTCGCCATCGCCGCTGACGAACTGTACGAGGTCCGGGCGGGCATCACCTTCCCCGGCGCGTACGCGCTGATGGCGCGGGCGTACCTCTCGCAGTTCGGCGGCAGTCGCGAGGACCTCGCGCACATCGCCTCGAAGAACCACCACAACGCCGTGAACAACGAGTACGCGCAGTACCAGCGCGAGGTGACGGTCGACGAGGCGCTCGACAGTCCTCCCGTCGCCGAACCGCTGCACCTGTTCGACGCCTGCCCCATCACCGACGGCGCGAGCGCGCTCGTCCTCGTCAGCGACGAGTACGCCGAGGAACACGACCTCGACGCCCCCGTCGCCATCACCGGCAGCGGACAGGGCGGCGACAAGATGGCGCTTCAGGACCGCGAGCACCTCGCGCAGACCCCGGCGGCGACGAAAGCGGCCGACGAGGCGTACGCCGACGCGGGCCGCACGTCCGACGACGTCGACGTCGCGGAGGTCCACGACTGCTTCACCATCGCCGAGGTGCTCGCGCTCGAATCGCTCGGCTTCTACGAACCCGGCGAGGCCATCGGCGCGGCCCGCCGCGGTGAGACCACCCGAGACGGCGACAGACCCGTCAACCTCTCTGGTGGGTTGAAGGCGAAAGGCCACCCCGTCGGCGCGACGGGCGGCAGCCAACTCGTCGAGATGACGCGACTGCTTCGCGGCGATCACCCGAACAGCGACGTCGTCGCCGACGCGGAAGTGGGCCTGACGCACAACGCGGGCGGCACCGTCGCCAGCGCCGTCGTCCACCTGCTGGAGGTGGTGAACTGA
- the nth gene encoding endonuclease III: protein MGESLPSREEQALEVLDRLYDEYPDTTISLNFSNRLELLIAVMLSAQCTDERVNKVTADLFETYRTPEEYANAPQEEMAEALSSITYYNNKAKYIRSATADIVEKHGGEVPDTMDELTDLAGVGRKTANVVLQHGHDVVEGIVVDTHVRRISRRLGLTEEEYPERIEDDLMPVIPEEDWQQYTHLLISHGRAVCTARNPTCSDCVLEEICPSSKLDHDVDLASGDAW, encoded by the coding sequence ATGGGAGAGTCACTGCCGTCGCGCGAAGAGCAGGCGTTGGAAGTTCTCGACCGTCTGTACGACGAGTACCCCGACACCACGATTTCGCTGAACTTCTCGAATCGCCTCGAACTGCTCATCGCGGTGATGTTGTCGGCGCAGTGCACCGACGAGCGGGTGAACAAGGTGACCGCCGACCTGTTCGAGACGTACCGCACGCCCGAGGAGTACGCGAACGCGCCGCAGGAGGAGATGGCCGAAGCCCTCTCGTCTATCACGTATTACAACAACAAGGCAAAGTACATCCGTTCGGCCACCGCCGATATCGTGGAAAAGCACGGCGGTGAGGTGCCGGACACGATGGACGAACTGACCGATCTCGCGGGTGTTGGCCGGAAGACGGCGAACGTCGTCCTCCAGCACGGCCATGACGTGGTCGAAGGAATCGTCGTCGACACCCACGTCAGACGCATCAGTCGCCGTCTCGGACTCACCGAGGAGGAGTACCCCGAGCGAATCGAGGATGACCTAATGCCCGTCATCCCCGAGGAGGACTGGCAGCAGTACACTCACCTGCTCATCAGCCACGGTCGGGCTGTCTGCACGGCGCGCAATCCGACCTGTTCGGATTGCGTACTCGAAGAGATCTGTCCCTCCTCGAAACTCGACCACGACGTCGACCTCGCCAGCGGCGACGCGTGGTGA